In a single window of the Ramlibacter agri genome:
- a CDS encoding alpha-hydroxy acid oxidase, producing the protein MAVVTNIEDLRVLAQKRVPRMFYDYADSGSWTESTYRANEADFEKILLRQRVAVNMEGRSTRTTMVGQEVAMPVAIAPTGLTGMQHADGEILAAKAAKKAGIP; encoded by the coding sequence ATGGCCGTCGTCACCAACATCGAGGACCTGCGGGTCCTGGCGCAGAAGCGCGTGCCGCGCATGTTCTATGACTACGCGGATTCCGGCTCCTGGACGGAGAGCACCTACCGCGCCAACGAAGCCGACTTCGAGAAGATCCTGCTGCGCCAGCGGGTGGCCGTGAACATGGAGGGCCGCAGCACCCGCACCACCATGGTCGGCCAGGAGGTCGCCATGCCGGTGGCGATCGCCCCGACCGGCCTGACCGGGATGCAGCACGCCGACGGCGAGATCCTGGCGGCGAAGGCGGCCAAGAAGGCCGGCATCCCCTT